The DNA segment AAACAACCGCGGCCCGGGATTCCACAGAACAAAGATTTTTCTCCTCCGCTGTGATAGCCCCTTACCGGGAAAATAAAGTTTCCGAAAAAACATACCTGCTCACCACCTTAAACGGAGCACAGATTAAAGCACCGGCGGAAATGGTAAGGTCCGCAGAAATGAGTGATGCCGAAGATGAGGCCTGGACCATGGAAACAAAAGCAGGTATGCACCTGGCTACCGGAACTTACCTGATGGTGATCTCTAAAACGATCAATAAAAAATTCTATATCACGAACGATAGCATCATGTACCACAACGTGGTCACAAACCTGGAAGAAACCCTGCGCGATAGTGTCGTGAAAGAAAAGATTATCGATGGAAGGAAATGGCTCCTTTACGAAGGAACTTCAGCAGATGATAAGGAGCTGTTTATGCGCGGCGCCACTGTTGTGGCCAACAACGGACTATTGATGCTTGTAGCCATCGGGGATTCAGCAGAACTGCGTAAAGAACCCATCCACCGTTTTTTACACGAGGTGTCTTTCCCCGAAAACACGGCACCTTCACTGCGAAAAACACCGATCAGTGAATGGGGAATTTCACTCCTCACACCCGATGACATTTTGAAAGATGAAACGGAAGGTGAAATCCCGGATTTTTATGCCTATGATTCCACCACGCATACCACCTACTCGATTACCCTCGACACCATCGGAAAGTACAACTGGTACCCTTCTGAAAACAGTTTGTGGGAACAATTACTGAAGGAGCACGAAGAAACTTATGAACTTGCGGGCAACCCCGTTTACGCCAGCGGCACCCAGCCTTCCATGGAGTTCACCGGTAAAACAAAAGGCTCTTTCAACTCTTATACACGAATGAGGTATATCCTCAAAAACAATGTACTGGCTACATTGTCCGCCAACGGCGCAGCGGAGCAATTGCGCAGCGATTTCAATACACAGGTCTTCAACTCTTTTAAATGGGATGTGCCGGAAAAAAGCGAGGCCTTGTTTGAATCCAAAGCGGACCTGTTGCTCACGGCACTTCAGAACCCAGATTCCACCGTTCGATATGAAGCCTACCTGGCCATTCCATCTTTACCTGGAACAAAAGACGTAAATCAATTCCTGCGTAATGCCCTTCAACAAACCTACCCATCCCCTTTCGAAGATAAGCGTGATGCCTACACCAATTACCAGCTGGCGAAAAAACTGGCGGAAACAGGTGATTCATCCATAATTTCTTTTGCCAAAACATTTCTTGCCACACATACGGAACCCGCGGTGAGGGCCAGCGCACTTACCCTGCTCGCCGCCACTACAACTGAAGAAAGTTATAAAGCACTCCAGGAGTTATTTGAAAAAGGAATACCATATAAAGAAGTACCGCACAACCTCGGTTATCTGCTGCAGGACAGTATCGGCCTCACTAAAAAATACTATCCGGAATTCATGAAAGCCGCCAAAGACTCGGCGCTTTGTCTGCCACTGATCCAACTCTCGCATTCCCTGCTGAACCAGGGTAAATTGTCGCCAAAGGAAATTTCACCCTTCCAGGATTATTTTTCCAGCTACCTCTCCAAAAAGCTCGCCGGACAAAAAGCAGAAGAACCGGACTACAGGCTATGGGCGCTGATCAACCTTGCAGACTCTCTGGGCACGCCCACCTTGCTCAAAGCGATGGAACTAATGCTGCAGCACGAAGACGTTTACCTTAAAAAAGGCGCCGCCATGGTGCTGTTGGAAAAGAAGAAAAAAATACCAACGGCCACTATAAAAGAAAT comes from the Parasegetibacter sp. NRK P23 genome and includes:
- a CDS encoding TraB/GumN family protein, with amino-acid sequence MHPRIIILAFLLPFFASAQKNDNLQNTLLWRISGNGLEKPSYLFGTIHLTDKRVFMLGDSVLGALEKTAGIATELNMEEAANYSIQLAVSDAIKKEFLEEDNPDETFLQYREALARKLKKPANKLTLNDILERKHTWLKKSQGAENMQTFLDAYLYGMTQKQGKWTGGIEDLSDQTGLIKKVRTRDLEDAIATNPFRAENALMLEKLIGIYQKEDLNAVEALIIKASEDSLADAILIRRNYKMSGRIDSLARLRNTFFATGAAHLPGTEGLINLLRKKGYAVEPVLSSQKKDLSKYQFSEVPSPWVQFKDTLAGFSFFTPGKTEKINFMGVLDMHYYFDLFENTAFYGMAITGAPSMAKADPMQTIGAMGRQMFKAGKLTDSANVTLNGVPGREYYGNMYGGKMRVRLFIRQNKVYALAGVQQKTTAARDSTEQRFFSSAVIAPYRENKVSEKTYLLTTLNGAQIKAPAEMVRSAEMSDAEDEAWTMETKAGMHLATGTYLMVISKTINKKFYITNDSIMYHNVVTNLEETLRDSVVKEKIIDGRKWLLYEGTSADDKELFMRGATVVANNGLLMLVAIGDSAELRKEPIHRFLHEVSFPENTAPSLRKTPISEWGISLLTPDDILKDETEGEIPDFYAYDSTTHTTYSITLDTIGKYNWYPSENSLWEQLLKEHEETYELAGNPVYASGTQPSMEFTGKTKGSFNSYTRMRYILKNNVLATLSANGAAEQLRSDFNTQVFNSFKWDVPEKSEALFESKADLLLTALQNPDSTVRYEAYLAIPSLPGTKDVNQFLRNALQQTYPSPFEDKRDAYTNYQLAKKLAETGDSSIISFAKTFLATHTEPAVRASALTLLAATTTEESYKALQELFEKGIPYKEVPHNLGYLLQDSIGLTKKYYPEFMKAAKDSALCLPLIQLSHSLLNQGKLSPKEISPFQDYFSSYLSKKLAGQKAEEPDYRLWALINLADSLGTPTLLKAMELMLQHEDVYLKKGAAMVLLEKKKKIPTATIKEIAASKALRMSLYEELETLQLVHLFPAEYLTRGAMAEGSMYQLASDEQEPDTVKLVAEKTGTYNKKKYHFILYKVTFGTEEDAVSYLGVSGGYILNSKDIFPMKDVSGIYWEEEFDASKLDTLLKNYLEFHYENMD